A genomic region of Denticeps clupeoides chromosome 17, fDenClu1.1, whole genome shotgun sequence contains the following coding sequences:
- the ppip5k1b gene encoding inositol hexakisphosphate and diphosphoinositol-pentakisphosphate kinase 1 isoform X11, producing the protein MSHFECRPGTGRGGLPRFLVGCDDDESPGSEDGGMRSDSEPRDGEEEEEEEEEEDPSSERQVVVGICSMMKKSKSKPMTQILERLCKFEYITVVIFPEEVILSEPVDKWPLCDCLISFHSKGFPLDKAVSYVQLRSPLLINDLNMQYFIQDRREVYRILQEEGIDLPRYAVLNRDPDRPEECNLVECEDHVEVNGEVFHKPFVEKPVCAEDHNVYIYYPTSAGGGSQRLFRKIGSRSSVYSPESSVRKTGSYIYEEFMPTDGTDVKVYTVGPDYAHAEARKSPALDGKVERDSEGKEIRYPVMLTAMEKLVARKVCLAFKQTVCGFDLLRANGHSFVCDVNGFSFVKNSMKYYDDCAKVLGNMVMRELAPQLHIPWSIPMEAEDIPIVPTTSGSMMELRCVIAVVRHGDRTPKQKMKMEVRNAMFFDLFEKYGGYKSGKLKLKKPKQLQEVLDIARQLLLELVQHNDCEIEEKKSKLEQLKTVLEMESSVNENQYGHFSGINRKVQLTYLPNGQPKASSEEEDSQREGPSLLLVLKWGGELTPAGRVQAEELGRAFRCMYPGGQGDYAGFPGCGLLRLHSTYRHDLKIYASDEGRVQMTAAAFAKGLLALEGELTPILVQMVKSANMNGLLDSDSDSLTDCQQRVKTRLHEIMQKDRIFSEEDYQKLAPSCSLSLVNSMKIISNPVSTCDKVYTLIQSLTRQIRKRLEDPKSADLQLYHSETLELMLQRWSKLERDFRTKSGRYDISKIPDIYDCIKYDTQHNASLGLEDTLELLRLSRALADIIIPQEYGINREEKLDIAYAYCLPLVKKIQLDLQRTHEDEAVNKLHPLYSRGVMSPGRHVRTRLYFTSESHVHSLLSIFRYGGLLNEEKDEQWKQAMDYLNAVSELNYMTQIVIMLYEDNNKDPSSEERFHVELHFSPGVKGCEEGDNVPMGFGFRPASSENKEKQTDPGSLEDLSQDEPDRAVLIEPISMQKRSPLIRNRKAGSMEVLSESSSSSRASAYRLFPSCSRQSPEMKPSGLGGICSGLFSAAGLGASSSAPNLQELGQTHPKKPLFPRSSHRDGFEGCSMVPSIYPLETLHNSLSLKQVDEFLTAVCESGGDTNSKTLKSLSALFDSKSQQSLDSYAQEESASTPSHAPRPRPLV; encoded by the exons ATGTCACATTTTGAATGCCGACCCGGGACGGGCCGCGGGGGGCTGCCCAGGTTCCTGGTGGGCTGCGATGACGACGAGAGCCCAGGGTCGGAGGACGGAGGTATGAGGAGCGATTCGGAGCCTCGcgatggagaggaggaggaggaggaggaagaagaggaagacccA TCCTCAGAGCGGCAGGTCGTTGTGGGCATCTGCTCCATGATGAAGAAGTCCAAGTCCAAACCCATGACCCAGATTTTGGAGCGACTGTGCAAATTCGAGTACATCACCGTCGTCATCTTCCCCGAGGAAGTCATACTCAGTGAGCCGGTGGACAAGTGGCCCCTGTGCGACTgcctcatttcatttcactccaaag GTTTCCCACTGGACAAAGCGGTGAGTTACGTCCAACTGAGGAGCCCGCTTCTCATCAATGACCTCAACATGCAGTACTTCATCCAGGACAG acgtGAGGTGTACCGAATCCTGCAGGAAGAGGGAATCGACCTGCCGCGCTACGCTGTGTTGAACAGAGACCCCGACAGGCCCGAAG AATGTAACCTGGTGGAGTGCGAGGACCACGTGGAGGTGAACGGGGAGGTCTTCCACAAACCCTTCGTGGAGAAGCCAGTTTGTGCCGAGGACCACAACGTCTACATATACTACCCCACCTCGGCAGGGGGCGGGAGCCAGCGCCTCTTCAGGAAG ATCGGCAGCCGCAGCAGCGTCTACTCCCCGGAGAGCTCCGTGCGAAAGACTGGCTCGTATATCTATGAGGAGTTCATGCCCACAGACGGCACAGATGTGAAg GTCTACACCGTCGGCCCGGATTATGCCCACGCCGAGGCCCGCAAGTCCCCTGCTCTGGATGGGAAGGTGGAGAGGGACAGCGAAGGGAAAGAGATCCGCTATCCGGTCATGCTCACTGCCATGGAAAAGCTGGTGGCGCGCAAAGTGTGTCTGGCTTTCAAA CAAACTGTGTGCGGCTTCGACCTCCTCCGAGCCAACGGCCATTCGTTTGTGTGCGATGTCAACGGCTTCAGCTTTGTGAAGAACTCCATGAAGTATTACGACGACTGTGCCAAGGTTCTGGG aaacaTGGTGATGCGCGAACTGGCGCCTCAGCTGCACATCCCCTGGTCCATCCCCATGGAAGCAGAGGACATCCCCATAGTGCCTACAACCTCAGGAAGCAT GATGGAGCTGCGCTGCGTTATTGCCGTTGTTCGCCATGGAGACCGCACGCCCAAGCAGAAGATGAAGATGGAAGTGAGGAACGCCAT GTTCTTCGACCTCTTTGAGAAGTACGGAGGCTACAAGTCAGGGAAGCTGAAATTAAAGAAGCCCAAACAGCtgcag gaggtgctggacattGCCCGCCAGCTGCTTTTGGAGCTGGTGCAGCACAACGACTGTGAGATCGAGGAGAAGAAGTCCAagctggagcagctgaagaCCGTCTTGGAGAT GGAATCCAGCGTGAATGAAAATCA GTACGGCCATTTCTCAGGGATCAACAGAAAGGTGCAGCTGACCTATCTGCCCAACGGCCAGCCCAAAGCCTCCAGTGAAGAGGAGG ATTCTCAGAGAGAGGGCCCGtctctgctgctggtgttgAAATGGGGCGGGGAGCTGACGCCTGCAGGCAGGGTGCAGGCTGAGGAGCTGGGCAGGGCCTTCCGCTGCATGTACCCCGGAGGACAAG GCGACTATGCAGGCTTCCCCGGCTGCGGTCTTCTTCGGCTGCACAGCACCTACCGACACGACCTGAAGATCTACGCCTCCGACGAGGGCAGAGTACAGATGACCGCTGCTGCTTTTGCAAAG GGACTCCTGGCACTGGAGGGTGAACTCACGCCCATCCTGGTGCAGATGGTGAAGAGTGCCAACATGAACGGCCTGCTGGACAGTGACAGCGACTCCCTCACCGACTGCCAGCAGCGCGTCAAAACCCGCCTTCACGAAATCATGCAGAAAGACCGTATCTTCAGCGAGGAAGATTACCAAAAG TTGGCCCCGTCTTGCAGCCTCTCTCTGGTGAACTCTATGAAGATCATAAGTAATCCAGTCAGCACCTGTGACAAGGTCTACACCCTGATCCAGAGCCTCACAAGGCAGATCCGTAAAAGGCTGGAGGACCCAAAGTCGGCAG ACCTGCAGCTGTATCACAGCGAGACGCTGGAGCTCATGCTGCAGCGCTGGTCGAAGCTGGAGCGGGACTTCCGCACCAAGAGTGGGCGCTACGACATCAGCAAGATCCCGGACATCTACGACTGCATCAAGTACGACACACAGCACAATGCCTCACTGGGCCTGGAGGACACCTTGGAGCTCCTCCGCCTGTCACGGGCCCTGGCTGACATAATCATCCCACAG GAGTACGGCATCAACAGGGAAGAGAAGCTGGACATTGCATACGCCTActgcctgcctctggtgaagAAGATCCAGCTGGACCTGCAGCGGACTCACGAAGATGAAGCCGTCAACAAGCTGCACCCACT GTACTCGCGGGGCGTGATGTCCCCGGGTCGGCATGTCCGGACCCGGCTGTATTTCACCAGCGAGAGCCACGTCCACTCCCTGCTCAGCATCTTCCGCTATGGAGGCCTGTTGAAC GAGGAGAAGGACGAACAGTGGAAGCAGGCCATGGATTACCTCAATGCCGTGTCCGAGTTGAATTACATGACTCAGATTGTCATTATGTTGTATGAGGATAACAACAAG GATCCCTCGTCAGAAGAGCGGTTCCATGTTGAGCTCCATTTCAGTCCTGGGGTGAAGGGCTGTGAGGAGGGGGACAACGTGCCCATGGGCTTTGGCTTTCGCCCAGCCTCTTCtgaa AACAAAGAGAAGCAAACTGACCCGGGAAGTCTGGAGGACCTATCACAGGACGAGCCAGATAGAGCTGTGCTGATCGAGCCAATCAGCATGCAGAAGAGGTCGCCGCTTATCCGTAACAGGAAGGCTGGCTCCATGGAG GTTCTGTCTGagagctcctcctcctcacggGCATCAGCCTATCGCCTCTTCCCGTCCTGCTCTCGCCAGTCTCCGGAGATGAAGCCCAGCGGCCTGG GGGGCATATGCTCCGGTCTCTTCAGTGCTGCTGGCCTGGGAGCGTCCTCTAGTGCCCCCAACCTACAGGAGCTTGGACAGACGCACCCCAAAAAGCCATTGTTCCCCAGGAGTTCCCATAGAGATG GGTTCGAAGGCTGCTCCATGGTGCCCTCTATCTACCCACTGGAGACGCTGCACAACTCTCTTTCGCTCAAGCAAGTGGACGAGTTCCTCACCGCCGTGTGCGAGAGCGGTGGCGACACCAACTCCAAGACCTTGAAGt CTCTCTCTGCCCTGTTCGACTCCAAGAGTCAGCAGTCCCTGGACAGCTATGCCCAAGAGGAATCTGCTTCCACGCCCTCACATGCACCCAGACCACGGCCTCTGGTGTGA
- the ppip5k1b gene encoding inositol hexakisphosphate and diphosphoinositol-pentakisphosphate kinase 1 isoform X7, whose product MSHFECRPGTGRGGLPRFLVGCDDDESPGSEDGGMRSDSEPRDGEEEEEEEEEEDPSSERQVVVGICSMMKKSKSKPMTQILERLCKFEYITVVIFPEEVILSEPVDKWPLCDCLISFHSKGFPLDKAVSYVQLRSPLLINDLNMQYFIQDRREVYRILQEEGIDLPRYAVLNRDPDRPEECNLVECEDHVEVNGEVFHKPFVEKPVCAEDHNVYIYYPTSAGGGSQRLFRKIGSRSSVYSPESSVRKTGSYIYEEFMPTDGTDVKVYTVGPDYAHAEARKSPALDGKVERDSEGKEIRYPVMLTAMEKLVARKVCLAFKQTVCGFDLLRANGHSFVCDVNGFSFVKNSMKYYDDCAKVLGNMVMRELAPQLHIPWSIPMEAEDIPIVPTTSGSMMELRCVIAVVRHGDRTPKQKMKMEVRNAMFFDLFEKYGGYKSGKLKLKKPKQLQEVLDIARQLLLELVQHNDCEIEEKKSKLEQLKTVLEMESSVNENQYGHFSGINRKVQLTYLPNGQPKASSEEEDSQREGPSLLLVLKWGGELTPAGRVQAEELGRAFRCMYPGGQGDYAGFPGCGLLRLHSTYRHDLKIYASDEGRVQMTAAAFAKGLLALEGELTPILVQMVKSANMNGLLDSDSDSLTDCQQRVKTRLHEIMQKDRIFSEEDYQKLAPSCSLSLVNSMKIISNPVSTCDKVYTLIQSLTRQIRKRLEDPKSADLQLYHSETLELMLQRWSKLERDFRTKSGRYDISKIPDIYDCIKYDTQHNASLGLEDTLELLRLSRALADIIIPQEYGINREEKLDIAYAYCLPLVKKIQLDLQRTHEDEAVNKLHPLYSRGVMSPGRHVRTRLYFTSESHVHSLLSIFRYGGLLNEEKDEQWKQAMDYLNAVSELNYMTQIVIMLYEDNNKDPSSEERFHVELHFSPGVKGCEEGDNVPMGFGFRPASSENKEKQTDPGSLEDLSQDEPDRAVLIEPISMQKRSPLIRNRKAGSMEVLSESSSSSRASAYRLFPSCSRQSPEMKPSGLGGICSGLFSAAGLGASSSAPNLQELGQTHPKKPLFPRSSHRDELLSMPAVKRFSVSFARHPTNGFEGCSMVPSIYPLETLHNSLSLKQVDEFLTAVCESGGDTNSKTLKSLSALFDSKSQQSLDSYAQEESASTPSHAPRPRPLV is encoded by the exons ATGTCACATTTTGAATGCCGACCCGGGACGGGCCGCGGGGGGCTGCCCAGGTTCCTGGTGGGCTGCGATGACGACGAGAGCCCAGGGTCGGAGGACGGAGGTATGAGGAGCGATTCGGAGCCTCGcgatggagaggaggaggaggaggaggaagaagaggaagacccA TCCTCAGAGCGGCAGGTCGTTGTGGGCATCTGCTCCATGATGAAGAAGTCCAAGTCCAAACCCATGACCCAGATTTTGGAGCGACTGTGCAAATTCGAGTACATCACCGTCGTCATCTTCCCCGAGGAAGTCATACTCAGTGAGCCGGTGGACAAGTGGCCCCTGTGCGACTgcctcatttcatttcactccaaag GTTTCCCACTGGACAAAGCGGTGAGTTACGTCCAACTGAGGAGCCCGCTTCTCATCAATGACCTCAACATGCAGTACTTCATCCAGGACAG acgtGAGGTGTACCGAATCCTGCAGGAAGAGGGAATCGACCTGCCGCGCTACGCTGTGTTGAACAGAGACCCCGACAGGCCCGAAG AATGTAACCTGGTGGAGTGCGAGGACCACGTGGAGGTGAACGGGGAGGTCTTCCACAAACCCTTCGTGGAGAAGCCAGTTTGTGCCGAGGACCACAACGTCTACATATACTACCCCACCTCGGCAGGGGGCGGGAGCCAGCGCCTCTTCAGGAAG ATCGGCAGCCGCAGCAGCGTCTACTCCCCGGAGAGCTCCGTGCGAAAGACTGGCTCGTATATCTATGAGGAGTTCATGCCCACAGACGGCACAGATGTGAAg GTCTACACCGTCGGCCCGGATTATGCCCACGCCGAGGCCCGCAAGTCCCCTGCTCTGGATGGGAAGGTGGAGAGGGACAGCGAAGGGAAAGAGATCCGCTATCCGGTCATGCTCACTGCCATGGAAAAGCTGGTGGCGCGCAAAGTGTGTCTGGCTTTCAAA CAAACTGTGTGCGGCTTCGACCTCCTCCGAGCCAACGGCCATTCGTTTGTGTGCGATGTCAACGGCTTCAGCTTTGTGAAGAACTCCATGAAGTATTACGACGACTGTGCCAAGGTTCTGGG aaacaTGGTGATGCGCGAACTGGCGCCTCAGCTGCACATCCCCTGGTCCATCCCCATGGAAGCAGAGGACATCCCCATAGTGCCTACAACCTCAGGAAGCAT GATGGAGCTGCGCTGCGTTATTGCCGTTGTTCGCCATGGAGACCGCACGCCCAAGCAGAAGATGAAGATGGAAGTGAGGAACGCCAT GTTCTTCGACCTCTTTGAGAAGTACGGAGGCTACAAGTCAGGGAAGCTGAAATTAAAGAAGCCCAAACAGCtgcag gaggtgctggacattGCCCGCCAGCTGCTTTTGGAGCTGGTGCAGCACAACGACTGTGAGATCGAGGAGAAGAAGTCCAagctggagcagctgaagaCCGTCTTGGAGAT GGAATCCAGCGTGAATGAAAATCA GTACGGCCATTTCTCAGGGATCAACAGAAAGGTGCAGCTGACCTATCTGCCCAACGGCCAGCCCAAAGCCTCCAGTGAAGAGGAGG ATTCTCAGAGAGAGGGCCCGtctctgctgctggtgttgAAATGGGGCGGGGAGCTGACGCCTGCAGGCAGGGTGCAGGCTGAGGAGCTGGGCAGGGCCTTCCGCTGCATGTACCCCGGAGGACAAG GCGACTATGCAGGCTTCCCCGGCTGCGGTCTTCTTCGGCTGCACAGCACCTACCGACACGACCTGAAGATCTACGCCTCCGACGAGGGCAGAGTACAGATGACCGCTGCTGCTTTTGCAAAG GGACTCCTGGCACTGGAGGGTGAACTCACGCCCATCCTGGTGCAGATGGTGAAGAGTGCCAACATGAACGGCCTGCTGGACAGTGACAGCGACTCCCTCACCGACTGCCAGCAGCGCGTCAAAACCCGCCTTCACGAAATCATGCAGAAAGACCGTATCTTCAGCGAGGAAGATTACCAAAAG TTGGCCCCGTCTTGCAGCCTCTCTCTGGTGAACTCTATGAAGATCATAAGTAATCCAGTCAGCACCTGTGACAAGGTCTACACCCTGATCCAGAGCCTCACAAGGCAGATCCGTAAAAGGCTGGAGGACCCAAAGTCGGCAG ACCTGCAGCTGTATCACAGCGAGACGCTGGAGCTCATGCTGCAGCGCTGGTCGAAGCTGGAGCGGGACTTCCGCACCAAGAGTGGGCGCTACGACATCAGCAAGATCCCGGACATCTACGACTGCATCAAGTACGACACACAGCACAATGCCTCACTGGGCCTGGAGGACACCTTGGAGCTCCTCCGCCTGTCACGGGCCCTGGCTGACATAATCATCCCACAG GAGTACGGCATCAACAGGGAAGAGAAGCTGGACATTGCATACGCCTActgcctgcctctggtgaagAAGATCCAGCTGGACCTGCAGCGGACTCACGAAGATGAAGCCGTCAACAAGCTGCACCCACT GTACTCGCGGGGCGTGATGTCCCCGGGTCGGCATGTCCGGACCCGGCTGTATTTCACCAGCGAGAGCCACGTCCACTCCCTGCTCAGCATCTTCCGCTATGGAGGCCTGTTGAAC GAGGAGAAGGACGAACAGTGGAAGCAGGCCATGGATTACCTCAATGCCGTGTCCGAGTTGAATTACATGACTCAGATTGTCATTATGTTGTATGAGGATAACAACAAG GATCCCTCGTCAGAAGAGCGGTTCCATGTTGAGCTCCATTTCAGTCCTGGGGTGAAGGGCTGTGAGGAGGGGGACAACGTGCCCATGGGCTTTGGCTTTCGCCCAGCCTCTTCtgaa AACAAAGAGAAGCAAACTGACCCGGGAAGTCTGGAGGACCTATCACAGGACGAGCCAGATAGAGCTGTGCTGATCGAGCCAATCAGCATGCAGAAGAGGTCGCCGCTTATCCGTAACAGGAAGGCTGGCTCCATGGAG GTTCTGTCTGagagctcctcctcctcacggGCATCAGCCTATCGCCTCTTCCCGTCCTGCTCTCGCCAGTCTCCGGAGATGAAGCCCAGCGGCCTGG GGGGCATATGCTCCGGTCTCTTCAGTGCTGCTGGCCTGGGAGCGTCCTCTAGTGCCCCCAACCTACAGGAGCTTGGACAGACGCACCCCAAAAAGCCATTGTTCCCCAGGAGTTCCCATAGAGATG AGCTGCTCTCTATGCCGGCAGTAAAGAGATTTTCTGTGTCATTTGCCAGGCATCCAACTAACG GGTTCGAAGGCTGCTCCATGGTGCCCTCTATCTACCCACTGGAGACGCTGCACAACTCTCTTTCGCTCAAGCAAGTGGACGAGTTCCTCACCGCCGTGTGCGAGAGCGGTGGCGACACCAACTCCAAGACCTTGAAGt CTCTCTCTGCCCTGTTCGACTCCAAGAGTCAGCAGTCCCTGGACAGCTATGCCCAAGAGGAATCTGCTTCCACGCCCTCACATGCACCCAGACCACGGCCTCTGGTGTGA